A region from the Candidatus Limnocylindrales bacterium genome encodes:
- a CDS encoding GDP-mannose 4,6-dehydratase, with protein MKNAGAARRALVTGAAGQDGRYLCELLCSRGVTVFALVHEQDSAPPAVAQVQGDLRNARSLRAAIDQAQPDSIYNLAAATFVPESWTNPGHFRDVNELGVARLLVAIRDSGAPIRFCQASTAEMFGASGVHPLNEDTPLQPLSPYGAAKAAAHRLVRQYREEHNLFACSAILFNHESPLRPPMFVTRKITLAAARIARGLQKGLTLGNLEAARDWGYAPEYVEAMTAMLSAPAPADYVIATGRSCTVREFAEIAFARAGLNWRDHVTSDPALSRPGDAAARIGDPGRIARDLGWRATTTVEQLAAIMVDADLARIDRGET; from the coding sequence ATGAAGAATGCGGGGGCAGCAAGGCGGGCTCTGGTTACCGGAGCCGCCGGGCAGGACGGCCGTTACCTGTGCGAGCTGCTGTGCTCGCGTGGCGTGACGGTCTTTGCGCTCGTGCACGAGCAGGACTCGGCGCCGCCCGCGGTCGCGCAGGTGCAGGGCGATCTTCGCAACGCGCGCTCGTTGCGAGCGGCTATCGACCAGGCGCAGCCCGACTCCATCTACAATCTCGCGGCAGCCACCTTCGTTCCCGAATCTTGGACGAATCCCGGCCACTTCCGCGACGTCAACGAGCTCGGCGTCGCCCGCCTTCTCGTCGCGATCCGCGACAGCGGCGCACCGATACGCTTTTGCCAGGCATCGACGGCAGAGATGTTCGGTGCGTCCGGCGTGCACCCGCTGAACGAGGACACGCCGCTGCAGCCGCTCAGTCCCTACGGCGCCGCCAAAGCCGCCGCGCATCGGCTCGTGCGCCAGTATCGTGAAGAGCACAACCTGTTTGCCTGCTCGGCGATCCTCTTCAATCACGAGTCGCCTCTGCGGCCGCCCATGTTCGTCACCCGCAAGATCACGTTGGCTGCCGCGCGGATCGCGCGAGGGCTGCAAAAGGGGCTGACGCTCGGCAATCTGGAAGCCGCTCGCGACTGGGGCTACGCGCCCGAATACGTCGAGGCGATGACGGCCATGCTGTCCGCCCCCGCGCCGGCCGACTACGTCATCGCCACCGGACGCTCATGCACCGTGCGCGAATTCGCAGAGATCGCGTTCGCACGCGCCGGCCTGAACTGGCGCGACCACGTCACCAGCGATCCGGCGCTGTCGCGGCCGGGCGACGCTGCCGCGCGCATCGGCGATCCGGGCAGGATCGCCCGCGATCTCGGCTGGCGCGCGACCACGACCGTCGAACAGCTTGCCGCGATCATGGTCGATGCAGACCTGGCCCGCATCGATCGGGGCGAGACGTAG
- a CDS encoding ABC transporter ATP-binding protein, translated as MAYEERKSAGGGGHGRDGINDGSTHRRGTDAGGDTAGTAISAATTGSNADGARDNAGGVEARVSRGMADEQQLLGTRDWAMLRSMWRFVAPYKWTFFASLALLPLVSACLLAQPWIVKRAIDGYIAVGRTDGLWWWALAFGAMVVAEFTLLYWQHVLTMLVAQKSLSDLRIAVFRKVASMETAFFDRNPVGRLVTRMTTDVDVINEMFAAGAITMIMDVITLVGIVAIMLTIHTKLALVALATLPVMLLFVDFFRRKTRKYYRLIRERIARINAYLQESITGMAVIQLFAREPQVAAEFERLNDAHRRANHWSNIYEAALFSIVEAMSAISTAAILWYGAHLVVGEPVSTASMVSGAVGFGTLVAFMEYINKFFIPVRDFSTKYAVLQSAITACEKVFGLLELEPALKSPAQPKPAPPPLGTVEFRDVRFSYLPGEPVLKGVSFKVARGEHVAIVGATGSGKTTITKLLARFYDVDSGAILVDGLDVREWDLTELRRRIVTVLQDVFLFSDTVAENIRMGRSDLTDEAVHRAAAAVHVDRFVERLPQRYDAPVRERGNNFSTGQRQLISFARALAYGPEILVLDEATSSVDHDTEELIQDAVARLQEGRTSLVIAHRLATIENADRILVLHHGELRESGSHAELMAAGGLYARLYRLQHAEAAVAPAA; from the coding sequence GTGGCCTACGAGGAACGAAAGAGCGCCGGCGGCGGCGGGCACGGTCGCGACGGCATCAACGACGGCAGCACCCACCGCCGCGGCACCGACGCCGGCGGCGACACCGCGGGCACCGCCATCTCTGCGGCCACGACCGGTTCGAACGCCGATGGCGCGCGCGACAACGCCGGCGGGGTCGAGGCGCGCGTCTCGCGCGGCATGGCCGACGAGCAGCAGCTCCTGGGCACGCGCGACTGGGCGATGCTGCGCTCGATGTGGCGCTTCGTGGCGCCCTACAAGTGGACGTTCTTCGCCTCGCTGGCGCTGCTGCCTCTGGTATCGGCCTGCCTGCTGGCACAGCCCTGGATCGTCAAGCGCGCCATCGACGGGTACATCGCCGTGGGCCGCACCGACGGCCTGTGGTGGTGGGCGCTGGCCTTCGGCGCCATGGTCGTGGCGGAGTTCACGCTGCTCTACTGGCAGCACGTTCTGACGATGCTGGTGGCGCAGAAGTCGCTCTCGGACCTTCGCATCGCCGTTTTCAGAAAGGTCGCGTCGATGGAGACGGCGTTCTTCGACCGCAACCCCGTCGGGCGCCTGGTCACGCGCATGACCACCGACGTCGACGTCATCAACGAGATGTTCGCCGCCGGCGCGATCACCATGATCATGGACGTGATCACGCTGGTGGGCATCGTCGCGATCATGCTGACCATCCACACCAAGCTGGCGCTGGTGGCGCTGGCCACGCTGCCGGTCATGCTGCTGTTCGTCGATTTCTTCCGCCGAAAGACGCGCAAGTACTATCGGCTCATCCGCGAGCGCATCGCGCGCATCAACGCCTACCTGCAGGAGAGCATCACCGGCATGGCGGTGATCCAGCTCTTCGCGCGCGAGCCGCAGGTGGCGGCCGAGTTCGAGCGTCTCAACGACGCGCACCGCAGGGCCAACCACTGGTCGAACATCTACGAGGCGGCGCTGTTCTCGATCGTCGAGGCGATGAGCGCGATCTCCACCGCCGCCATCCTCTGGTACGGCGCGCATCTGGTGGTGGGAGAGCCGGTGTCGACCGCGTCCATGGTGTCCGGCGCGGTGGGCTTCGGAACGCTGGTCGCGTTCATGGAATACATCAACAAGTTCTTCATCCCCGTGCGCGACTTCTCCACGAAGTATGCCGTGCTGCAGTCGGCCATCACCGCCTGCGAGAAGGTATTCGGCCTGCTCGAGCTGGAGCCGGCCCTGAAGAGCCCGGCGCAACCGAAGCCGGCGCCGCCGCCGCTCGGTACGGTGGAATTCCGCGACGTGCGCTTCTCCTATCTGCCCGGCGAGCCGGTGCTCAAGGGCGTTTCGTTCAAGGTGGCGCGCGGCGAGCACGTGGCCATCGTCGGCGCCACCGGCTCGGGCAAGACGACGATCACCAAGCTGCTGGCGCGCTTCTATGACGTCGACTCCGGCGCCATTCTCGTCGACGGCCTCGACGTGCGCGAGTGGGATCTGACCGAGCTGCGCCGGCGCATCGTCACCGTGCTGCAGGACGTCTTCCTGTTCTCGGACACGGTGGCCGAGAACATCCGCATGGGGCGCAGCGACCTGACCGACGAGGCCGTTCACCGCGCCGCCGCCGCCGTGCACGTCGACCGCTTCGTCGAGCGGCTGCCCCAGCGCTACGACGCGCCCGTGCGCGAGCGCGGCAACAACTTCTCGACCGGCCAGCGCCAGCTCATCTCGTTCGCCCGTGCGCTGGCCTACGGACCGGAGATCCTCGTGCTCGACGAGGCCACCTCCAGCGTCGATCACGACACCGAGGAGCTCATCCAGGATGCGGTGGCGCGGCTGCAGGAGGGACGCACGTCCCTCGTCATCGCGCATCGGCTGGCGACGATCGAGAATGCGGATCGAATCCTGGTGCTGCACCACGGCGAGCTGCGCGAGAGCGGCTCGCATGCCGAGCTGATGGCGGCCGGTGGCCTCTACGCGAGGCTCTACCGCCTCCAGCACGCCGAAGCGGCGGTCGCGCCGGCTGCGTAG
- the gmd gene encoding GDP-mannose 4,6-dehydratase, which translates to MAKRAFITGVTGQDGSYLAELLLEKGYEVHGLVRRTSSMARSRIDHLHDDTHPHRDRFHLHYGDVTDPSRMRELLETVEPEEVYHLAAQSHVRVSFDEPIFTVSVDALGVVAMLEAVRHMKRPARFYQASSSEMYGKAEAVPQNERTPFHPRSPYACAKVFAHYQTLNYREAYGLYACSGILFNHESPRRGETFVTRKISRAAARIKAGLQDKLRLGNLEAKRDWGYAPDYVEAMWMMLQQDRPDDYVVATGETHSVAEFLDHAFGHLGLDWHDHVEVDPRFERPAEVDLLLGDASKARQILGWKPRVTFAGLVQIMVDADVAAAAADAKVFAPS; encoded by the coding sequence GTGGCCAAGCGTGCGTTCATCACCGGCGTGACGGGCCAGGACGGCTCGTATCTGGCCGAGCTGCTGCTGGAGAAGGGATACGAGGTTCACGGCCTGGTGCGCCGGACCAGCTCGATGGCCCGCTCGCGCATCGATCATCTCCACGACGACACGCACCCGCACCGCGACCGCTTCCATCTCCACTACGGCGACGTCACCGATCCTTCGCGGATGCGCGAGCTGCTCGAGACCGTCGAGCCCGAGGAGGTCTATCATCTGGCCGCGCAGAGCCACGTGCGCGTCTCCTTCGACGAGCCGATCTTCACCGTAAGCGTCGATGCGCTCGGCGTGGTGGCGATGCTCGAGGCGGTCCGGCACATGAAGCGCCCGGCACGCTTCTATCAGGCATCTTCGAGCGAGATGTACGGCAAGGCCGAGGCGGTGCCGCAGAACGAGCGTACGCCTTTTCATCCGCGCAGCCCGTACGCCTGCGCCAAGGTCTTCGCGCACTATCAGACGCTCAACTACCGCGAGGCCTACGGCCTGTACGCGTGCAGCGGCATCCTGTTCAACCACGAGTCGCCGCGGCGCGGCGAGACGTTCGTGACGCGCAAGATCTCCAGGGCCGCGGCGCGCATCAAGGCCGGGCTGCAGGACAAGCTTCGCCTCGGAAATCTGGAGGCCAAACGCGACTGGGGCTACGCGCCCGACTACGTCGAGGCGATGTGGATGATGCTCCAGCAGGACCGCCCCGACGATTACGTGGTGGCCACCGGCGAGACGCACTCGGTGGCCGAGTTCCTCGACCATGCCTTCGGCCACCTCGGCCTGGACTGGCACGACCACGTCGAGGTCGACCCGCGCTTCGAGCGCCCGGCCGAAGTGGACCTGTTGCTGGGCGACGCGAGCAAGGCGCGCCAGATTCTCGGCTGGAAGCCGCGCGTGACCTTTGCCGGCCTCGTTCAGATCATGGTCGATGCCGATGTGGCCGCTGCCGCGGCGGACGCCAAAGTGTTTGCTCCAAGCTAG
- a CDS encoding FAD-binding oxidoreductase — protein sequence MPSPEHWKTQTRLPRGKVDAWRRERDAETLAAYLEDAAHTPGGHSPEICFPANEAEVAAVLAGGIPVLAIGAQSSLTGGATPFGEVLLSTSRMRQSSIANGRARAGAGLLLRELEESVAAANAYFPPVPTYDGASVGGVIATCAAGAATFKHGTTRGWVQELTVVLACGEVLEIERGQVTSHPRGYFEVERTSSEVLRIPVPLGAHPDVPKSSAGYWTQRPLDLIDLFIGAEGTLGVVVEAVLRLSSPRPSWLAVLVPVADDAAAVALTTELREEARSAHRTGNPCGLDVSAIEYMDARSLQVLREDGVAERVGVTLPASARALLLIQAELPAGFDRARAYHELSESYAADIDGPVVRLCRILERHGVLADAVPALPGEEDRRRALFALREAVPEGVNRRVREVQRSGAARVSKSGGDVIVPFERFEESLQRYRALLAEAGLDAAIWGHISDGNVHPNILARSDRDMDHARQTQLAIGEVAIALGGSPMAEHGTGRNPIKKALLEKLHGKAGVASMRMVKRCLDPHWQLAPGVLFDLEETR from the coding sequence ATGCCCTCGCCCGAGCACTGGAAGACGCAGACGCGCCTGCCGCGGGGCAAGGTGGACGCATGGCGGCGCGAGCGCGATGCCGAAACGCTCGCCGCCTATCTCGAGGACGCCGCTCACACGCCTGGCGGGCACTCGCCGGAGATTTGCTTTCCGGCCAATGAGGCCGAGGTCGCGGCCGTTCTGGCCGGGGGCATTCCCGTGCTGGCCATCGGCGCGCAATCGTCGCTGACCGGCGGCGCCACGCCCTTCGGCGAAGTGCTGCTATCCACCTCCAGGATGCGCCAGAGCAGCATCGCCAACGGCCGCGCGCGCGCAGGCGCGGGGCTGTTGCTGCGCGAGCTGGAGGAATCGGTGGCGGCGGCCAATGCCTATTTCCCGCCGGTGCCGACCTACGACGGTGCCAGCGTCGGCGGCGTCATCGCGACGTGCGCTGCCGGCGCCGCGACGTTCAAGCATGGAACCACTCGCGGCTGGGTGCAGGAGCTGACGGTGGTGCTGGCGTGCGGCGAGGTGCTCGAGATCGAGCGCGGCCAGGTCACGTCGCACCCGCGCGGATATTTCGAGGTCGAACGCACATCGAGCGAGGTGCTGCGCATTCCGGTGCCGCTCGGCGCGCATCCCGACGTTCCCAAGAGCTCGGCCGGCTACTGGACCCAGCGCCCGCTCGATCTCATCGACCTGTTCATCGGGGCCGAAGGCACGCTCGGCGTGGTGGTGGAGGCCGTGCTGCGGCTTTCCTCGCCGCGGCCCTCCTGGCTGGCGGTGCTGGTGCCGGTCGCCGACGACGCGGCGGCCGTTGCCCTGACGACCGAGCTTCGCGAGGAAGCCAGGTCCGCCCATCGCACCGGCAACCCTTGCGGTCTGGACGTCTCCGCCATCGAGTACATGGATGCGCGATCGCTGCAGGTGCTGCGCGAGGACGGTGTTGCCGAGCGAGTCGGCGTGACGCTGCCAGCATCCGCGCGCGCGTTGCTGCTCATTCAGGCCGAGCTGCCCGCCGGCTTCGATCGCGCGCGTGCCTATCATGAGCTGTCCGAGTCGTACGCCGCCGACATCGACGGGCCGGTGGTGCGGCTCTGCCGCATCCTGGAGCGCCACGGCGTGCTGGCGGACGCGGTGCCGGCGCTGCCCGGCGAGGAAGATCGCCGCCGCGCGCTCTTCGCGCTGCGCGAAGCGGTGCCGGAGGGCGTCAACCGGCGCGTGCGCGAAGTGCAGCGCAGCGGCGCCGCCAGGGTCTCGAAGTCCGGCGGCGACGTCATCGTGCCCTTCGAGCGTTTCGAGGAGTCGCTGCAGCGCTATCGCGCTCTGCTCGCCGAAGCCGGGCTGGACGCCGCGATCTGGGGCCACATCAGCGACGGCAACGTCCATCCGAACATCCTGGCCCGCAGCGATCGCGACATGGATCACGCGCGCCAGACCCAGCTCGCCATCGGCGAGGTGGCCATCGCTCTCGGCGGCAGCCCGATGGCCGAGCACGGCACCGGTCGCAATCCGATCAAGAAGGCCCTGCTCGAAAAGCTCCACGGCAAGGCGGGCGTGGCCTCGATGCGCATGGTCAAGCGGTGTCTGGATCCGCACTGGCAGCTGGCGCCCGGCGTGCTGTTCGACCTCGAGGAGACGCGATGA
- a CDS encoding lactate racemase domain-containing protein: MDADPPSWHELLRGYELRDIAPTAPSLSIDPAAACRDALQSAALVDFARSAAAEGRSLTLVINDPHRLTDTPAFLDAVVGLLDAGLAAEKLPALRVLVATGSHLSTPEERAAHEAAMLSRHADRLAEVAWHDARNESGLRKVGNHVLHSWMAEGGFYLGCGSMEPHYFAGITGAHKTLTVGVMSMESLTANHEHALSSQARPLKLDGNPVHVGVVDALADLEDSGARLLALNQVLVDGKVIAVTAGHPLEALNHGIATVRACFSAAVEEPVDLVVAQVQGPLSRDLYQADKGIKNTEAAVREDGVLLLESPCPKGVGIDHFVELLRAAPTVDEARAIVQERGYRLGDHKAVRLRALTDERRVHIGVVSRGVPADLGDVLGMRIFADRAAAAAWARELLGGDRATGLIVADAGNVAIDAA; encoded by the coding sequence ATGGACGCAGACCCTCCAAGTTGGCACGAGCTGTTGCGCGGCTACGAGCTGCGCGACATCGCTCCGACCGCACCCTCGCTCTCCATCGACCCGGCCGCGGCCTGCCGCGATGCCCTGCAGTCGGCGGCGCTGGTCGACTTCGCACGCTCGGCGGCCGCCGAAGGGCGCTCGCTGACGCTGGTCATCAACGACCCGCATCGTCTGACCGACACGCCTGCCTTTCTCGATGCGGTCGTCGGCCTTCTGGACGCCGGGCTCGCCGCCGAGAAGCTGCCCGCCCTTCGCGTCCTGGTCGCCACCGGCAGCCATCTCTCCACGCCCGAGGAAAGAGCCGCGCATGAAGCGGCGATGCTGTCTCGCCACGCCGATCGCCTCGCCGAGGTGGCCTGGCACGACGCGCGCAATGAGAGCGGCCTGCGCAAGGTCGGCAACCACGTTCTGCATTCGTGGATGGCGGAGGGCGGCTTCTACCTGGGCTGCGGCAGCATGGAGCCGCACTACTTCGCCGGCATCACCGGCGCGCACAAGACGCTGACCGTGGGCGTCATGTCGATGGAGAGCCTGACGGCCAATCACGAGCACGCGCTCTCGTCGCAGGCGCGCCCCCTCAAGCTCGACGGTAACCCGGTGCACGTCGGCGTCGTCGATGCGCTGGCCGATCTCGAGGATTCCGGCGCACGCCTGCTGGCCCTCAATCAGGTTCTCGTCGATGGAAAGGTGATCGCGGTGACGGCCGGGCATCCTCTCGAGGCGCTCAACCACGGCATCGCCACCGTGCGTGCGTGCTTCTCGGCTGCGGTCGAGGAACCGGTCGATCTGGTCGTGGCGCAGGTGCAGGGGCCGCTCAGCCGCGACCTCTATCAGGCCGACAAGGGCATCAAGAATACCGAGGCCGCCGTCCGCGAGGATGGCGTGCTGCTGCTGGAGTCGCCGTGCCCGAAGGGTGTGGGAATCGACCACTTCGTGGAACTGCTGCGTGCCGCGCCGACCGTCGATGAAGCGCGGGCGATCGTGCAGGAGCGCGGCTATCGCCTCGGAGACCACAAGGCGGTGCGATTGCGTGCGCTGACCGACGAGCGGCGCGTGCACATCGGCGTGGTCAGCAGGGGCGTACCCGCAGATCTTGGCGACGTGCTGGGCATGAGGATCTTCGCTGATCGAGCCGCCGCAGCCGCGTGGGCACGCGAGCTCCTCGGCGGCGATCGCGCCACGGGCCTGATCGTCGCCGACGCCGGCAACGTCGCCATCGACGCAGCGTAG
- the rfbB gene encoding dTDP-glucose 4,6-dehydratase encodes MSERRTQGDGGEPGAAVHRPRNVLVTGGAGFIGCNFVRYLLATDPDVRIVDLDALTYAGSLENLTQLPDPARHTFVHGDICDRALVDRLLRESDIDTIVHFAADSHVDRSIAGPAPFIQTNIVGTFQLLEAARELWLRGGGGGASGGGGAGAGRRFHHISTDEVYGTLGPDDPAFTETTPYAPGSPYSASKAASDHLVRAYWRTYGLPVTISNCSNNFGPFQHAEKFLPTVIRGCLTRTRIPVYGDGSNVRDWLYVDDHCRGIDAVVRRGRTGEFYNIGGLNEWSNIELVRRVCAIMDQLRPAAAPHFELVEMVTDRPGHDWRYAIDITKIRRALGWQPQEPFDAALRKTIEWYAARMPARG; translated from the coding sequence GTGAGCGAGCGCCGAACGCAAGGTGACGGAGGCGAGCCGGGCGCGGCGGTGCATCGTCCGCGCAACGTGCTGGTGACCGGCGGCGCCGGCTTCATCGGCTGCAACTTCGTTCGCTATCTGCTGGCGACGGATCCCGACGTGCGCATCGTCGATCTGGACGCGCTGACGTATGCCGGCTCGCTCGAGAATCTGACGCAGCTTCCGGATCCGGCAAGGCACACGTTCGTGCACGGCGACATCTGCGACCGGGCGCTGGTGGACCGGCTGCTGCGCGAGAGCGACATCGATACGATCGTGCACTTTGCCGCCGACAGCCACGTGGATCGTTCGATCGCCGGGCCGGCGCCGTTCATCCAGACGAACATCGTCGGGACGTTCCAGCTGCTGGAGGCGGCGCGGGAGCTGTGGTTGCGCGGCGGTGGTGGTGGCGCTAGCGGCGGTGGTGGTGCCGGCGCCGGGCGGCGGTTTCATCACATCTCGACCGACGAGGTCTACGGCACACTAGGGCCCGACGATCCTGCATTCACCGAGACGACGCCGTATGCGCCGGGCTCGCCCTACTCGGCGTCCAAGGCCGCTTCGGATCACCTGGTTCGCGCCTACTGGCGCACCTACGGCCTGCCGGTGACGATCTCGAACTGCTCGAACAACTTCGGCCCCTTCCAGCACGCCGAGAAGTTCCTGCCCACCGTCATCCGCGGCTGTCTGACGCGTACGCGCATTCCGGTCTACGGCGACGGCAGCAACGTGCGCGACTGGCTCTACGTCGACGACCATTGCCGCGGCATCGATGCGGTGGTGCGCCGCGGGCGTACCGGCGAGTTCTACAACATCGGCGGCCTCAACGAGTGGTCCAACATCGAGCTGGTGCGCAGGGTGTGCGCGATCATGGACCAGCTGCGGCCGGCGGCGGCGCCGCACTTCGAGCTGGTCGAGATGGTGACCGACCGGCCCGGCCACGACTGGCGCTACGCCATCGACATCACGAAGATCCGGCGCGCGCTCGGCTGGCAGCCGCAAGAGCCGTTCGATGCGGCGCTGCGAAAGACGATCGAGTGGTACGCGGCGCGGATGCCGGCGCGCGGCTGA
- a CDS encoding SDR family oxidoreductase, with protein MSAEGREILVVGASGLVGRLMMARFGERAAGTYATTAGPGLLQLDITDAEATRRLVTEISPRVIVHTAALTDVNRCEREPQTSERVNVQGTRNVAAAAADVGARYIFFSTDYVFGDDGPHEVDQVRTPLNVYGCHKAKAEDVVAGLEDHVILRACNVYGYQSGGKNFAMGIFESLHQGRRVLVAVDQWGSPTLASDLVEATMRIVDGDVRGPIHVAGPDQVTRLEWARRIAEVFGLDVSLLEPVPSSALGPAAPRPRRGGLCSRRTEQSLGMTFRRLDEGLLVMRGDLEDAGVLPRATPRRAH; from the coding sequence ATGAGCGCCGAGGGCCGGGAGATCCTCGTCGTCGGTGCGTCCGGGCTGGTAGGGCGCCTGATGATGGCGCGCTTCGGCGAGCGGGCGGCCGGCACGTATGCCACCACGGCCGGGCCGGGGCTGCTGCAGCTCGACATCACCGATGCCGAAGCCACGCGCCGGCTGGTCACCGAAATCTCACCGCGCGTGATCGTGCACACGGCAGCGCTGACCGACGTCAACCGCTGCGAGCGCGAGCCGCAGACCTCCGAGCGCGTCAACGTCCAGGGCACGCGCAACGTGGCCGCGGCAGCGGCCGATGTCGGCGCGCGCTACATCTTCTTCTCCACCGACTACGTGTTCGGCGACGACGGGCCGCACGAGGTGGATCAGGTACGCACGCCGCTCAACGTCTACGGCTGTCACAAGGCGAAGGCCGAGGACGTCGTTGCCGGGCTCGAAGATCACGTGATCCTGCGCGCGTGCAACGTCTACGGCTATCAGAGCGGCGGCAAGAACTTCGCCATGGGGATCTTCGAGTCGCTGCACCAGGGCCGTCGCGTGCTGGTGGCGGTGGATCAATGGGGCTCGCCCACGCTGGCCAGCGATCTGGTGGAGGCCACGATGCGCATCGTCGATGGCGACGTTCGCGGCCCGATCCATGTGGCCGGGCCCGATCAGGTCACGCGCCTGGAGTGGGCGCGCCGCATCGCCGAGGTGTTCGGGCTGGACGTCTCGCTGCTCGAGCCGGTGCCGTCCTCGGCGCTGGGGCCGGCTGCGCCGCGGCCGCGCCGCGGCGGCCTGTGCTCGCGCAGGACCGAGCAGAGCCTGGGCATGACCTTCCGGCGTCTGGATGAAGGGCTGCTGGTGATGCGAGGCGACCTCGAAGATGCCGGCGTGCTCCCGCGCGCGACGCCGCGGCGCGCGCACTGA
- the rfbA gene encoding glucose-1-phosphate thymidylyltransferase RfbA → MIEKGIILAGGAGTRLHPLTHAVGKQLLPVYDKPMIYYPLSTLMLAGIRDILLITTPHERALFERLLGDGSRWGLRLQYAVQPSPGGIAQAFLVGRDFIAGDACALILGDNIFYGHGIQGLLHATAQRTEGATVFGYWVKDPQAYGVVEFDEDGNVLSIEEKPKQPKSNYAVVGLYFYDKNVVSLAEKLLPSTRGELEITDLNRLYLDQNKLRVEKLGRGIAWLDTGAPEALLQASNFIQTIQLRQGLQVACPEEVAFRMGWITAADLLALANPLLKTDYGQYLAQIAQEKRR, encoded by the coding sequence ATGATCGAGAAGGGAATCATCCTTGCCGGCGGCGCCGGCACGCGCCTGCATCCGCTGACGCACGCGGTCGGCAAGCAGCTCCTGCCCGTCTACGACAAGCCGATGATCTACTACCCGCTGAGCACGCTGATGCTGGCGGGGATCCGCGACATCCTGCTCATCACCACGCCGCACGAGCGCGCGCTGTTCGAGCGGCTGCTGGGCGACGGCTCGCGCTGGGGACTGCGCCTGCAGTACGCGGTCCAGCCCTCGCCCGGCGGCATCGCGCAGGCGTTCCTGGTGGGCCGCGATTTCATCGCCGGTGATGCGTGCGCACTCATCCTCGGCGACAACATCTTCTACGGGCACGGCATCCAGGGCCTGCTGCACGCAACCGCCCAGCGCACCGAGGGAGCCACCGTGTTCGGCTACTGGGTCAAGGACCCGCAGGCCTACGGCGTCGTCGAGTTCGACGAAGACGGCAATGTCCTCAGCATCGAGGAGAAGCCCAAGCAGCCGAAGTCCAACTACGCGGTGGTGGGCCTGTACTTCTACGACAAGAACGTCGTCTCGCTTGCCGAAAAGCTCTTGCCGTCGACGCGCGGCGAGCTCGAGATCACGGACCTGAACCGTCTGTACCTGGATCAGAACAAGCTGCGCGTGGAGAAGCTCGGGCGCGGAATAGCCTGGCTCGACACCGGCGCGCCCGAAGCGCTGCTGCAGGCATCGAACTTCATCCAGACCATCCAGCTCCGGCAGGGCCTTCAGGTAGCCTGTCCCGAGGAAGTCGCTTTTCGCATGGGCTGGATCACCGCCGCCGACCTCCTCGCCCTCGCCAACCCCCTGCTGAAAACCGACTACGGCCAATACCTCGCCCAGATCGCCCAAGAAAAACGCCGCTGA